In one window of Kitasatospora sp. MMS16-BH015 DNA:
- a CDS encoding WXG100 family type VII secretion target — translation MAGDSFHIDLDEVESAAKQIRSMLDDLEDPTNHLEAVIKQIKASVYGTDLLGKTLTGGSSSVGGVADHQEQALAGIRTYLTNSAQMAANLLQMVESHRATDGQNSDELHGLIKDGGSGSKPVPPPAPISAPAPGPQDPGYVAPPPPKLDYNHPNPLLNRPGVGGGGSHREI, via the coding sequence GTGGCCGGAGATTCGTTCCACATCGACCTGGACGAGGTCGAGTCGGCAGCCAAGCAGATCCGCAGCATGCTGGACGATCTGGAGGACCCGACCAACCATCTGGAGGCGGTGATCAAGCAGATCAAGGCCTCGGTCTACGGCACCGATCTGCTCGGCAAGACCCTCACGGGTGGTTCTTCTTCGGTCGGCGGGGTCGCCGACCACCAGGAGCAGGCGCTGGCCGGCATCCGGACATACCTCACCAACTCGGCCCAGATGGCGGCGAACCTGCTCCAGATGGTGGAGAGCCACCGGGCGACCGACGGTCAGAACTCGGACGAGCTGCACGGGTTGATCAAGGACGGCGGCTCGGGCAGCAAGCCCGTACCGCCGCCGGCACCGATCTCGGCGCCCGCGCCCGGCCCGCAGGACCCCGGCTACGTGGCACCGCCCCCGCCGAAGTTGGACTACAACCACCCGAACCCCCTGCTGAACCGGCCCGGTGTCGGTGGCGGCGGCTCGCACCGCGAAATCTGA
- a CDS encoding SUKH-4 family immunity protein, with translation MPADEVIEAYRLHVRPVTGPGNTLVATYVEQAGGEERRVELAAGPGLVPVEHRLVAELARLGVPAEAVRTIHTALRPATLPGGYAAELLERRFSGAEITFDHSYGITAEERGDGVAALVEQVQREVRPAPPYPNRVTAPASGAVTPAESVRDVELGRRLTAAFESVVRYDADDLAASALPDASRATLTWAGQPAEVPLFFTADQLELPPVGGLFADLRTHLRGQADTIAPETMERLADFTRIGTDGFCVIAVRCAGEGAGSVWAVHPRTVSGRFVNGSLSTFLRSLVLLADARAALVGLDQVEAGAVVAGFQAALVETDPEVFRDDSTWWSVVIEQLWHGLF, from the coding sequence GTGCCGGCGGATGAGGTGATCGAGGCGTACCGGTTGCACGTGCGGCCGGTCACCGGGCCCGGGAACACGCTGGTTGCCACGTATGTCGAGCAGGCGGGTGGGGAGGAGCGGCGGGTCGAACTCGCCGCCGGGCCTGGTCTGGTGCCGGTGGAGCACCGGTTGGTGGCTGAACTGGCGCGGCTCGGGGTGCCCGCGGAGGCCGTCCGGACGATCCACACCGCGCTGCGGCCGGCCACCCTGCCCGGTGGTTATGCGGCGGAGTTGCTCGAACGGCGCTTCTCCGGTGCCGAGATCACCTTCGACCACTCCTACGGCATCACGGCGGAGGAGCGCGGCGACGGTGTGGCCGCTCTCGTCGAGCAGGTGCAGCGCGAGGTGCGCCCCGCACCGCCATACCCGAACCGCGTGACGGCGCCGGCGTCCGGCGCCGTCACGCCGGCCGAGTCCGTCCGGGATGTGGAGTTGGGGCGGCGTCTGACGGCGGCGTTCGAGTCGGTGGTCCGGTACGACGCGGACGACCTGGCGGCCAGCGCGCTGCCGGACGCCTCTCGTGCCACTCTCACCTGGGCCGGCCAGCCCGCCGAGGTGCCGCTGTTCTTCACGGCGGACCAGCTCGAACTGCCCCCGGTCGGTGGGCTGTTCGCCGACCTGCGCACCCACCTGCGCGGTCAGGCCGACACCATCGCGCCCGAGACGATGGAGCGCCTGGCCGACTTCACCCGGATCGGTACGGACGGGTTCTGCGTCATCGCGGTCCGCTGCGCGGGTGAGGGGGCGGGTTCGGTCTGGGCCGTTCATCCTCGGACGGTGAGCGGACGGTTCGTCAACGGCTCGCTGTCGACGTTCCTGCGCAGTCTCGTGCTGCTGGCCGATGCCCGCGCCGCGCTGGTCGGCCTCGACCAGGTGGAGGCGGGGGCGGTCGTCGCCGGCTTCCAGGCTGCATTGGTGGAGACGGATCCGGAGGTCTTCCGGGACGACAGCACGTGGTGGTCCGTGGTGATCGAGCAGTTGTGGCACGGCCTGTTCTGA
- a CDS encoding toxin glutamine deamidase domain-containing protein, whose amino-acid sequence MAQELPEPLQWVLLLLAGCRWPEADEDQLREMADHWRKTADGIEHAGQLADTTMKNALEGQRGGGAEAAAAAWADYTTGKGTEEDPGLIPGMVQACRGMGDMLESMANSAETAKITIVAQLGIMAVEIATAEAAAVETLGASMATIPEIIAAGRAAVMAALKTLLKDALKFALRMAIQMGAINLLAQGIEVAEGHRKSIDMKELGQAVEGGAISGAAGHLLGKGLGVLGNSALGKGAMGTLGGRIAHGAATGVGTDVVTQLAMTGKVDPNSLLGSGLSGGAGVGIHAGAQGIRDHFNGPPKFGPEGGVPGGGAHEAGAHEGGTPEIGDPVPSGEGGRQDGPPPSTSEIGDPVPSGEGGRQDGPPPSSGSGGDNSTYHGPGNSPPSSSPHESTGKIAPFGSDRPSGSGSEHSAEQPPKASEESGGEEAPLKYQYLNVGDGTHPDEVRAAGGRFEEHVVPDDPEPVAHEPVVQEHQAPPAEEQSRPHEDDPIDESQLQYLDVSGPDHSNEPTPHVEEPAPAAEHESDAPPSHETRDNQDSPPPSYEQTTHHDPVPEYTSTAEDGHQTISHDEFDQQPHTGEDAPPAYEPAGEKSGHDAPPAYEPAPEKSGHDAPPAYEPAGEKTGHDAPPAYEPASEKSGHDAPPAYEPVAEKSNHEAPPAYQETASGGGNSASGAHAAPNLNIPGGAHLSGSAPTTHIDGGTKSSSAPPRQSAASGDTLLANPDGAQPHDGDAPANSGQQTAVPPMAPGGGFTSGPVHSAGSRPGGPDRPPTAGSSGGPTGRPPRETSAGPGGSGLRFGPARPRVEEPGTGAPADKPKPVNENTEVRPPVNEHQNPKPGESDRPNTTEGGRPREGGTTDHIEGEPEATTSHTPDDITPHEEQTNHNPHEEDPVGQPEPHEEPFRPAIEDRPLGEEGGLEKPSVEDEERVKLAVPKNPDGTAQRHPDPWEGDWHTVINGDKRLNPLDQLKPGRNNNCVDATLALLDTFDGHPTPAAARTPEFDEHGNPSDLGELGGRDRIERNLGAKFSDLGDGPDAFNRLEDTLRGSGHGSKAAIMTIDENGRSHTWVAVNHNDRITYLDGQTGGREDKPLRNGDSGAVFAIPLDPNRKPVTPAPHSDPNHDPATERRAPERPGNSDDVTLADGQEPAGSPDASSIETPELRAHERPFDDLNAHVDKQTELHAKQSEPYKITEDFFFYHGGTKEDLTKYVESSGSGSQIVIPRRQGNATNEWQGLYVTESHKGAAGYMKVKESVIDTAVAAAKNHAKIAEQAMHDAAEQFKNNPDDYEASMRKEETEKAANLASSAVDMAPIKCMKEAGDAFSRVRISIRPEKVGGLEIHPYSSEVAPEGEEPKRQPSKFHVVAPNEEAVSGMLAEKIRNNNPGMLNSGDGLIADLAAENIVIRHQLAGGSKNFEFIIPWSKVTENFHIITDPDVPVYDSSTMKYDERQDIRDSEARSAASRPELTEDQKAQRDAREQREQEEQERRDRDTAERIRKFEERMKAKEQEEDVARKAKEEEEEADRKAKEEEEEAGEGSETDGEVVDDGKPFDPFDWM is encoded by the coding sequence ATGGCTCAAGAACTTCCCGAACCCCTTCAGTGGGTCCTGCTGCTGCTCGCGGGCTGCCGTTGGCCGGAGGCCGACGAGGACCAGCTGCGTGAGATGGCCGACCACTGGCGCAAGACCGCCGACGGCATCGAGCACGCCGGCCAGTTGGCCGACACGACGATGAAGAACGCCCTGGAGGGCCAGCGCGGCGGTGGCGCGGAGGCGGCGGCTGCGGCCTGGGCCGACTACACGACCGGCAAGGGCACCGAGGAGGACCCGGGCCTCATCCCCGGCATGGTGCAGGCCTGCCGCGGCATGGGCGACATGCTGGAGAGCATGGCCAACTCGGCCGAGACGGCGAAGATCACCATCGTGGCCCAGCTCGGCATCATGGCCGTGGAGATCGCCACCGCCGAGGCGGCGGCGGTCGAGACGCTCGGCGCGTCGATGGCGACCATTCCGGAGATCATCGCGGCGGGGCGGGCGGCCGTGATGGCGGCCCTCAAGACGCTGCTGAAGGACGCGCTGAAGTTCGCGCTCAGGATGGCCATCCAGATGGGTGCCATCAACCTGCTGGCGCAGGGCATCGAGGTGGCCGAGGGGCACCGCAAGAGCATCGACATGAAGGAGCTCGGGCAGGCGGTGGAGGGCGGTGCCATCTCGGGCGCGGCCGGCCACCTGCTCGGCAAGGGCCTCGGCGTGCTGGGCAACTCGGCGCTGGGCAAGGGTGCCATGGGCACGCTCGGCGGCCGGATAGCCCACGGCGCGGCGACCGGTGTCGGTACCGACGTGGTCACCCAGCTGGCGATGACCGGCAAGGTCGACCCCAACAGCCTGCTCGGCTCCGGCCTCTCCGGCGGCGCGGGGGTCGGGATCCACGCGGGTGCCCAGGGCATCCGCGACCACTTCAACGGCCCGCCGAAGTTCGGCCCCGAGGGTGGCGTTCCCGGGGGCGGCGCTCACGAGGCCGGTGCCCATGAGGGCGGCACTCCGGAGATCGGCGACCCGGTCCCGTCCGGTGAGGGCGGCCGTCAGGACGGCCCGCCGCCGTCCACCTCGGAGATCGGCGACCCCGTCCCCTCGGGCGAGGGTGGCCGTCAGGACGGCCCGCCGCCGTCCTCCGGGAGCGGTGGCGACAACAGCACGTACCACGGCCCCGGCAACTCCCCGCCTTCCTCCTCCCCGCACGAGAGCACCGGCAAGATCGCCCCGTTCGGCTCCGACCGCCCGTCCGGTTCGGGTTCGGAGCACTCCGCCGAGCAGCCGCCGAAGGCGTCGGAGGAGTCGGGTGGTGAGGAGGCTCCGCTCAAGTACCAGTACCTGAACGTCGGTGACGGCACCCACCCGGACGAGGTCCGGGCTGCCGGCGGCCGGTTCGAGGAGCACGTCGTGCCGGACGACCCGGAGCCGGTCGCGCACGAGCCGGTCGTCCAGGAGCACCAGGCTCCGCCGGCCGAGGAGCAGTCGAGGCCGCACGAGGACGACCCGATCGACGAGAGCCAGCTCCAGTACCTCGACGTCAGCGGGCCCGACCACTCCAACGAGCCCACTCCGCACGTCGAGGAGCCTGCACCGGCCGCCGAGCACGAGAGCGACGCTCCGCCGTCACACGAGACCCGGGACAACCAGGACTCGCCGCCGCCCTCGTACGAGCAGACGACCCACCACGACCCCGTCCCCGAGTACACCTCGACGGCCGAGGACGGCCACCAGACCATCTCCCACGACGAGTTCGACCAGCAGCCGCACACGGGCGAGGACGCTCCTCCGGCGTACGAGCCTGCGGGGGAGAAGTCCGGCCACGACGCGCCGCCCGCGTACGAGCCTGCGCCCGAGAAGTCCGGTCATGACGCTCCTCCGGCGTACGAGCCTGCCGGGGAGAAGACGGGCCATGACGCTCCTCCGGCGTACGAGCCTGCGAGCGAGAAGTCCGGGCACGACGCGCCCCCGGCCTATGAGCCCGTAGCCGAGAAGTCGAACCACGAGGCGCCGCCCGCCTACCAGGAGACCGCGTCCGGGGGCGGCAACTCGGCGTCCGGGGCCCACGCTGCGCCGAACCTGAACATCCCCGGCGGCGCCCACCTGAGCGGCTCCGCGCCGACCACCCACATCGACGGCGGTACCAAGAGCTCTTCCGCTCCGCCGCGCCAGAGCGCCGCCTCGGGCGACACCCTCCTCGCCAACCCCGACGGTGCGCAGCCCCACGACGGTGATGCGCCTGCCAATTCCGGCCAGCAGACAGCTGTCCCGCCGATGGCGCCTGGCGGCGGCTTCACCTCGGGCCCCGTCCACTCCGCTGGCTCCCGTCCCGGTGGACCGGACCGCCCGCCGACCGCCGGATCCTCCGGTGGGCCGACCGGCCGACCGCCGCGCGAGACGTCAGCCGGGCCCGGGGGCTCCGGGCTCAGGTTCGGTCCGGCCCGGCCGCGAGTGGAAGAGCCCGGTACTGGCGCTCCTGCCGACAAGCCGAAGCCCGTAAACGAGAACACCGAGGTCCGTCCTCCGGTCAACGAGCACCAGAACCCTAAGCCCGGCGAGTCGGACCGTCCGAACACCACTGAGGGCGGCCGCCCCCGCGAGGGCGGTACCACGGACCACATTGAGGGCGAGCCCGAGGCAACCACCTCGCACACCCCGGACGACATAACTCCGCACGAGGAGCAGACGAACCACAACCCCCATGAGGAGGACCCGGTCGGCCAGCCGGAGCCCCATGAGGAGCCCTTCCGGCCGGCCATCGAGGACCGCCCGTTGGGCGAGGAGGGCGGACTCGAGAAGCCCTCTGTCGAGGACGAGGAGCGGGTGAAGCTGGCCGTTCCGAAGAACCCGGACGGCACTGCCCAGCGTCACCCGGACCCCTGGGAGGGCGACTGGCATACCGTCATCAACGGCGACAAGCGGCTCAACCCGCTTGACCAGCTCAAGCCCGGCCGCAACAACAACTGCGTCGATGCGACCCTGGCCCTGCTCGACACCTTCGACGGCCACCCCACCCCCGCCGCCGCCCGCACCCCGGAGTTCGATGAGCATGGCAACCCTTCCGACCTCGGTGAGCTCGGCGGTCGTGACCGCATCGAGCGCAACCTCGGCGCCAAGTTCTCCGATCTCGGCGACGGACCGGACGCCTTCAATCGTCTGGAGGACACCCTCCGGGGTAGCGGTCACGGCTCGAAGGCCGCCATCATGACCATCGACGAAAACGGCCGCTCTCACACCTGGGTCGCCGTAAACCACAATGACCGGATCACCTACCTCGACGGTCAGACCGGCGGACGCGAGGACAAGCCCCTCCGCAACGGCGACAGCGGCGCCGTATTCGCCATCCCCCTCGACCCGAACCGCAAGCCCGTCACCCCCGCCCCCCACAGCGACCCCAACCACGACCCCGCCACCGAACGCCGGGCTCCTGAACGGCCGGGAAATAGCGATGACGTAACGCTCGCAGATGGACAGGAACCGGCTGGCAGTCCTGATGCCAGTTCCATAGAGACACCCGAACTCAGGGCGCATGAGCGGCCGTTCGACGACCTTAACGCTCATGTCGACAAGCAGACTGAATTGCATGCGAAACAGTCTGAGCCATACAAGATCACCGAGGATTTCTTCTTCTATCACGGTGGCACAAAGGAAGACTTGACGAAATACGTCGAGTCCAGCGGTTCCGGCAGTCAGATTGTGATCCCTCGCAGGCAGGGGAATGCAACCAATGAATGGCAGGGTCTTTATGTGACCGAGAGCCATAAGGGGGCGGCGGGGTACATGAAGGTGAAGGAATCCGTCATCGATACGGCTGTCGCTGCCGCCAAGAATCACGCCAAAATCGCCGAGCAAGCTATGCATGATGCTGCCGAGCAGTTCAAAAATAATCCTGACGACTATGAGGCTTCGATGAGGAAGGAAGAGACCGAAAAGGCTGCCAACCTCGCTAGTAGTGCCGTCGATATGGCTCCGATAAAGTGCATGAAGGAAGCGGGGGATGCTTTCTCTAGAGTGAGGATATCCATCAGGCCCGAGAAGGTTGGGGGCTTGGAAATACATCCCTACTCCTCCGAGGTGGCCCCCGAGGGTGAGGAGCCCAAGAGGCAGCCGTCGAAATTCCATGTCGTCGCGCCGAATGAGGAGGCGGTGAGTGGGATGCTTGCGGAAAAGATCCGAAATAATAATCCTGGTATGCTAAATTCGGGAGATGGTCTGATCGCTGACCTTGCGGCGGAGAACATTGTGATCCGCCACCAGCTCGCTGGTGGCTCGAAGAACTTCGAGTTCATCATTCCCTGGAGCAAGGTCACGGAAAACTTCCACATTATTACGGATCCCGATGTCCCGGTATACGACTCCTCGACGATGAAGTATGACGAACGGCAAGATATAAGGGACTCGGAGGCCCGAAGCGCTGCTTCTCGGCCCGAGCTGACCGAGGATCAGAAAGCGCAAAGGGATGCCAGGGAGCAGCGTGAGCAAGAGGAGCAGGAAAGGCGAGACAGAGATACCGCAGAGCGGATAAGGAAGTTCGAAGAGCGCATGAAGGCCAAGGAGCAAGAGGAGGATGTCGCCCGGAAGGCCAAGGAAGAAGAAGAGGAAGCCGACCGGAAAGCCAAGGAAGAAGAAGAGGAAGCTGGCGAGGGGAGTGAGACGGACGGGGAAGTCGTGGACGACGGCAAGCCCTTTGATCCCTTCGACTGGATGTGA
- a CDS encoding WD40 repeat domain-containing protein, producing the protein MPDTEEQQPGGANGPGVRLSLGGEQLPEGRTELLLGPDGALRVERLTKHRHTTRLGRVDAALTVRLLAALRAAGPGLTGGEAPAGAATLRVTGLLPGGDAVWAEGTAAPLPEVARVLEALAAQALDPADPSTLAAPAAALGATRHEPVAPQAKAVIGRIEGRAAYAIAETGQGYGLADLDTRESLGSSGPDAGLLPTSVALATVGGRELFAVGAEDGAVQVWDAVSGALLHGTSGGEGAQVVAAGLVAEVPLAFSAGAQGDIRAWRAEDGRPLGLLDVDGAGAAALAYAHCAGVHLLAAAGEDAVVRVWDVSSGQRMHLLVGHRARVTTLAVLTLGDQALLASAGQDGEIRLWDLATGLPHAVLTGHSATVTGLAFLEVDGAPLLASSSLDGTVRTWSVYEGEAKHGWPAGTGWVTAVAAVTIGETPAVVTGDEHGRIALWHPLTGAALGTHDLGLAINALSITELDGRPALAVGHADGSLRLIDALSRSEVWALAATGGPVTGLAVSEGVLVCGTAAGAVRCHALRTGAQLSVPTPHTGPVTALGFGTEGADGAPALLASAGADGTVRLRQALDGTPLVQFTAHPGGVSAMALGVADGHRLLATGGTDGAVRLWDAASGGAGPVLDGLAVPAETLAFGVSGGVPVLVAGAADGTVLVWGVRDGARVASFEGSGNAVRALAVQDLDGEVLLAAGDDASTVRLWHLASGTMLNEAELDRAPLAISFGEAGLHVVGVDGPTLL; encoded by the coding sequence ATGCCTGACACGGAGGAGCAGCAGCCTGGCGGGGCCAATGGGCCCGGAGTCCGGCTGAGTCTCGGTGGCGAGCAGCTGCCCGAGGGGCGGACCGAGCTGCTGCTCGGCCCCGACGGCGCGCTGCGCGTCGAGCGGCTGACGAAGCACCGGCACACCACCCGGCTCGGCCGGGTGGACGCGGCGCTGACGGTGCGCCTGCTGGCCGCGCTGCGCGCCGCCGGCCCCGGGCTGACGGGCGGGGAGGCGCCGGCCGGCGCCGCCACGCTGCGGGTCACCGGGCTGCTGCCGGGAGGTGACGCGGTGTGGGCCGAGGGCACCGCCGCGCCGCTGCCCGAGGTGGCCCGGGTGCTGGAGGCGCTGGCCGCCCAGGCGCTCGACCCGGCCGACCCGAGCACGCTGGCCGCACCGGCTGCCGCGCTCGGCGCCACCCGGCACGAGCCGGTGGCCCCGCAGGCCAAGGCCGTGATCGGCCGGATCGAGGGCCGGGCCGCGTACGCCATCGCCGAGACCGGCCAAGGCTACGGCCTGGCCGACCTCGACACCCGCGAGTCGCTCGGCAGCTCCGGCCCGGACGCCGGCCTGCTGCCCACCTCGGTGGCGCTGGCCACGGTGGGCGGCCGCGAGCTCTTCGCCGTCGGCGCCGAGGACGGCGCGGTGCAGGTCTGGGACGCCGTCAGCGGCGCCCTGCTGCACGGCACCTCGGGCGGCGAGGGCGCCCAGGTGGTCGCCGCCGGCCTGGTGGCCGAGGTGCCGCTGGCCTTCTCCGCCGGAGCGCAGGGCGACATCCGCGCCTGGCGCGCCGAGGACGGCCGCCCGCTCGGCCTGCTCGACGTGGACGGCGCCGGCGCCGCCGCGCTCGCCTACGCGCACTGCGCCGGGGTGCACCTGCTGGCCGCGGCCGGCGAGGACGCCGTGGTGCGGGTCTGGGACGTCTCCTCCGGCCAGCGGATGCACCTGCTGGTCGGCCACCGGGCCCGGGTCACCACCCTGGCCGTGCTGACCCTGGGCGACCAGGCGCTGCTCGCCTCGGCCGGCCAGGACGGCGAGATCCGGCTCTGGGACCTCGCCACCGGCCTGCCGCACGCCGTGCTCACCGGCCACTCCGCCACCGTCACCGGCCTGGCCTTCCTGGAGGTGGACGGCGCCCCGCTGCTCGCCTCCAGCTCGCTGGACGGCACCGTGCGCACCTGGAGCGTCTACGAGGGCGAGGCCAAGCACGGCTGGCCGGCCGGTACCGGCTGGGTCACCGCCGTGGCCGCCGTCACCATCGGCGAGACCCCGGCCGTGGTGACCGGTGACGAGCACGGCCGGATCGCCCTCTGGCACCCGCTCACCGGCGCCGCCCTGGGCACCCACGACCTGGGCCTGGCGATCAACGCGCTCTCCATCACCGAGCTGGACGGCCGCCCGGCCCTCGCCGTCGGCCACGCCGACGGCAGCCTGCGGCTGATCGACGCGCTCAGCCGCAGCGAGGTCTGGGCGCTGGCCGCCACCGGCGGCCCGGTCACCGGACTGGCCGTCAGCGAGGGCGTGCTGGTCTGCGGCACCGCCGCCGGGGCGGTCCGCTGCCACGCGCTGCGCACCGGCGCCCAGCTCTCGGTGCCCACCCCGCACACCGGCCCGGTCACCGCGCTCGGCTTCGGCACCGAGGGCGCGGACGGCGCCCCGGCGCTGCTCGCCTCGGCCGGGGCCGACGGCACGGTGCGGCTCCGTCAGGCGCTGGACGGCACCCCGCTGGTGCAGTTCACCGCCCACCCCGGCGGGGTGAGCGCGATGGCGCTCGGCGTGGCGGACGGCCACCGCCTGCTGGCCACCGGCGGCACCGACGGCGCCGTCCGGCTCTGGGACGCGGCCAGCGGTGGCGCGGGCCCGGTGCTCGACGGCCTCGCGGTGCCGGCCGAGACGCTGGCCTTCGGTGTCTCCGGCGGGGTGCCGGTGCTGGTGGCCGGTGCGGCCGACGGCACGGTGCTGGTCTGGGGCGTGCGCGACGGCGCCCGGGTCGCCTCCTTCGAGGGCAGCGGCAACGCCGTGCGCGCGCTGGCCGTCCAGGACCTCGACGGCGAGGTGCTGCTCGCGGCCGGTGACGATGCCTCGACGGTGCGGCTCTGGCACCTGGCCAGCGGCACCATGCTGAACGAGGCTGAGCTGGACCGGGCCCCGCTCGCCATCTCCTTCGGCGAGGCCGGGCTGCACGTGGTCGGCGTCGACGGGCCGACGCTGCTCTGA
- a CDS encoding GNAT family N-acetyltransferase, whose protein sequence is MTGLGEYEPLSDREVVLRRPVPGDAATVLAGTRDPLIREFMQGVFPHADEAAAAHWIETVPPLLWAEGRAAYFTVESEGLPVGWGELTGIRREEGTAEAAVWLLPAARRMRTATAALRLVCRYGFEQLTLRRIDAYAAADNMPVQVVGAFIGFRRAGFYPSLFRSSRTHRLHDAVHATLVPDDLC, encoded by the coding sequence ATGACGGGGCTGGGAGAGTACGAACCGCTGAGCGACCGTGAGGTCGTGCTGCGCCGGCCGGTGCCCGGCGACGCCGCCACGGTATTGGCCGGCACCCGGGATCCGCTGATCCGGGAGTTCATGCAGGGTGTCTTTCCCCACGCGGACGAGGCCGCCGCCGCGCACTGGATCGAGACCGTGCCGCCGCTGCTCTGGGCCGAGGGCCGGGCCGCCTACTTCACCGTGGAATCCGAGGGACTGCCGGTCGGTTGGGGAGAGTTGACGGGCATTCGACGGGAGGAGGGCACGGCCGAGGCCGCGGTCTGGCTGCTGCCCGCCGCACGGCGGATGCGCACCGCCACGGCGGCGTTGCGGCTGGTCTGCCGCTACGGCTTCGAGCAACTGACCCTGCGGCGTATCGACGCGTACGCGGCAGCGGATAACATGCCCGTCCAGGTGGTCGGAGCTTTCATCGGATTCCGGCGTGCGGGTTTTTACCCAAGCCTGTTCCGCAGCTCGCGCACACACCGGTTGCACGATGCGGTCCACGCCACGCTCGTACCCGATGACCTGTGCTGA
- a CDS encoding GNAT family N-acetyltransferase has translation MTVSIRVAEGEADLALVHAVRREVFIVEQEIPEELEWDDLDATSEHLLAVSPEGTPLGTARLIHGEQALAQTGGIAGRVLLGRLAVVKTARGTGLGAALVRAIEQAGLARGATSLELHAQVRAGGFYERLGYQAEGPVYDDAGIPHRTMVRTF, from the coding sequence ATGACCGTCTCGATCCGTGTGGCCGAGGGCGAGGCCGACCTCGCCCTGGTGCACGCCGTGCGCCGGGAGGTCTTCATCGTCGAGCAGGAGATCCCCGAGGAGCTGGAGTGGGACGACCTGGACGCCACCTCCGAGCACCTGCTGGCCGTCTCCCCGGAGGGCACCCCGCTGGGCACCGCCCGGCTCATCCACGGTGAGCAGGCGCTGGCCCAGACCGGCGGCATCGCCGGCCGCGTCCTGCTCGGCCGGCTAGCCGTGGTCAAGACCGCCCGCGGCACCGGGCTCGGCGCCGCCCTGGTGCGGGCGATCGAGCAGGCCGGGCTGGCCCGCGGCGCGACCTCGCTGGAGCTGCACGCCCAGGTCCGCGCGGGCGGGTTCTACGAGCGGCTCGGCTACCAGGCCGAGGGGCCGGTGTACGACGACGCCGGCATCCCGCACCGGACCATGGTCCGGACGTTCTGA
- a CDS encoding RluA family pseudouridine synthase, translating into MSTAAQTRSLPVPDGLEGERLDAALARMFGFSRTKAAELAADGKVTIDGTVAGKSDRVVAGSWLEVEIPAPAAPVQLVAEPVEGMRIIHDDEHIVVVDKPVGVAAHPSPGWTGTTVIGGLAAAGYRISTSGAAERQGVVHRLDVGTSGLMVVAKSERAYTDLKRQFHDRVVEKKYNTLVQGHPDPMSGTVDAPIGRHPSSDWKWAVTRDGKASVTHYDLIEAYRAASLLDIKLETGRTHQIRVHMSALRHPCVGDLTYGADPTLAKRLGLTRQWLHAVSLGFEHPADGEWVQFDSEYPADLRKALDIIASES; encoded by the coding sequence GTGAGTACCGCAGCGCAGACCCGCAGCCTCCCCGTTCCCGACGGCCTGGAAGGCGAGCGCCTCGACGCCGCCCTGGCCCGGATGTTCGGCTTCTCCCGCACGAAGGCCGCCGAGCTGGCCGCCGACGGCAAGGTGACCATCGACGGTACCGTGGCGGGCAAGTCCGACCGGGTGGTGGCCGGCTCCTGGCTGGAGGTCGAGATCCCCGCCCCCGCCGCGCCCGTGCAGCTCGTGGCCGAGCCCGTCGAGGGCATGCGGATCATCCACGACGACGAGCACATCGTGGTGGTCGACAAGCCGGTCGGCGTCGCGGCCCACCCCAGCCCCGGCTGGACCGGCACCACCGTGATCGGCGGCCTGGCCGCCGCCGGCTACCGGATCTCCACCTCCGGCGCGGCCGAGCGCCAGGGCGTGGTGCACCGCCTGGACGTGGGCACCTCCGGCCTGATGGTGGTCGCCAAGTCCGAGCGCGCCTACACCGACCTCAAGCGGCAGTTCCACGACCGCGTGGTCGAGAAGAAGTACAACACCCTCGTGCAGGGCCACCCGGACCCGATGAGCGGCACCGTGGACGCCCCGATCGGCCGCCACCCCAGCTCGGACTGGAAGTGGGCCGTCACCCGCGACGGCAAGGCCTCGGTGACCCACTACGACCTGATCGAGGCGTACCGGGCGGCCTCCCTGCTGGACATCAAGTTGGAGACCGGCCGCACCCACCAGATCCGGGTGCACATGTCCGCGCTGCGCCACCCCTGCGTCGGTGACCTCACCTACGGCGCCGACCCGACGCTGGCCAAGCGGCTCGGCCTGACCCGCCAGTGGCTGCACGCCGTCTCGCTCGGCTTCGAGCACCCGGCGGACGGCGAGTGGGTGCAGTTCGACAGCGAGTACCCCGCGGACCTGCGCAAGGCGCTCGACATCATCGCCTCGGAGAGCTGA